The following proteins are co-located in the Pseudomonas antarctica genome:
- a CDS encoding extracellular solute-binding protein has translation MKRPLLLLISLALSFAANATITESHGYTQFGVLKYPAKFTHFDWVNPAAPKGGTLRVMAFGTFDTLNPYTFKGSSPVSTPNFLQYGVNELNEPLMVGTGQYAPSGDEPTSSYGLIAQSVEYSEDRSWVVFNLRPEARFHDGKPITAYDVAFSYRTLLTEGHPQYRTNLQEVARVDILNRHRIRFVFKRAGNPLLILRLGELPVLPQHYWKNRDFKATTFEPPLGSGPYRITKVTPGRQLVFERVKDYWGKDLPVNQGFYNYDKVEVEFYRDSDVAFEAFKAGEFDIYIEHQAKNWATGYNFPAVNRGDVIKAQIAHQIPTQSQGLFMNTRRPTFAQAKVREALGLMFDFEWTNRTLFSSAYKRSVSYYPNSEFSATGVPVGHEWLMLSPYRDQLPANLFTQAFSLPQTDGRGIPRDTLRRALALLGEAGWKLSGQRLLDSKGQPLRLEILLVNPNLERILQPYVENLISIGIDARLRTVDRAQYKQRLDQFDFDMVLVTLNQTLSPGLEQWQYFHSSQAAIKGSKNYAGIANPVVDHLLDQLLAAQTREEQLAAGRALDRVLLWQHYSIPNWYLNYHRLAYRNRFAFVTTPPYSLGLSAWWLKASEKAQ, from the coding sequence TTGAAGCGTCCCCTCCTTCTACTAATAAGTCTGGCCTTGAGCTTTGCTGCGAACGCGACGATTACCGAGAGCCACGGTTATACGCAGTTCGGCGTGCTCAAGTACCCGGCCAAATTCACCCACTTCGATTGGGTAAACCCTGCAGCGCCAAAAGGCGGGACATTGCGGGTCATGGCATTTGGCACGTTCGACACCCTCAACCCTTACACCTTCAAGGGCTCAAGCCCGGTTTCCACCCCCAACTTCCTGCAATACGGCGTCAATGAGCTGAACGAGCCGCTGATGGTCGGCACCGGCCAGTACGCGCCGTCCGGCGACGAACCGACCTCCAGCTACGGGCTGATTGCCCAGTCGGTGGAATACAGCGAAGACCGCAGTTGGGTGGTGTTCAACCTGCGCCCGGAAGCGCGCTTCCACGATGGCAAACCCATCACCGCCTATGACGTGGCATTTTCCTATCGCACGCTATTGACCGAAGGCCACCCGCAGTACCGCACCAACCTTCAAGAGGTGGCGCGGGTCGACATCCTCAACCGTCATCGCATCCGTTTCGTGTTCAAGCGCGCCGGCAACCCATTGCTGATCCTGCGCCTGGGCGAGTTGCCAGTATTGCCCCAGCATTACTGGAAGAACCGCGATTTCAAGGCCACCACGTTCGAACCACCGCTGGGCAGCGGGCCGTATCGCATCACCAAAGTCACCCCAGGCCGGCAACTGGTGTTCGAGCGGGTCAAGGATTACTGGGGCAAAGACCTGCCGGTCAACCAGGGCTTCTACAATTACGACAAGGTCGAAGTCGAGTTCTACCGCGACAGCGACGTGGCCTTTGAAGCCTTCAAGGCCGGCGAGTTCGACATCTACATCGAACACCAGGCCAAGAACTGGGCCACAGGCTATAACTTCCCGGCGGTCAACCGAGGCGATGTGATCAAGGCGCAAATTGCCCACCAGATCCCGACCCAGAGCCAGGGTCTGTTCATGAACACCCGACGCCCGACCTTCGCCCAGGCCAAGGTGCGCGAGGCGCTGGGGCTGATGTTCGACTTTGAGTGGACCAACCGTACCCTGTTCAGCAGCGCCTACAAACGCTCCGTGAGCTACTACCCCAACAGCGAATTTTCCGCGACCGGCGTGCCGGTGGGTCACGAGTGGCTGATGCTTTCGCCGTACCGTGACCAGTTGCCGGCCAACCTGTTTACACAAGCCTTCAGTCTGCCGCAGACCGACGGTCGTGGCATCCCGCGCGACACCCTGCGCCGCGCCCTGGCCCTGCTCGGCGAGGCCGGCTGGAAACTGTCGGGCCAGCGCCTGCTGGACAGCAAAGGGCAGCCGCTGCGCTTGGAAATCCTGCTGGTGAACCCGAACCTGGAACGCATCCTGCAGCCGTATGTCGAGAACCTGATCAGCATCGGCATCGACGCACGCTTGCGTACCGTGGACCGGGCGCAATACAAGCAGCGCCTCGATCAGTTCGACTTCGACATGGTCCTGGTCACCCTCAACCAGACCTTGAGCCCCGGCCTTGAACAGTGGCAGTACTTCCACTCCAGCCAGGCGGCGATCAAGGGCAGCAAGAACTACGCAGGCATCGCCAACCCGGTGGTGGACCACCTGCTGGACCAACTGCTGGCGGCGCAGACCCGCGAAGAACAATTGGCCGCCGGCCGCGCCTTGGACCGGGTGCTGCTGTGGCAGCACTACAGTATCCCCAACTGGTACCTCAACTATCATCGCCTGGCGTACCGCAACCGGTTCGCCTTTGTCACCACGCCGCCCTACAGCCTGGGCCTGAGCGCATGGTGGCTGAAAGCTTCGGAGAAAGCCCAATGA
- a CDS encoding transglycosylase SLT domain-containing protein — protein sequence MSSSIRKSISSDALTRLAQAVAVAVSATLAGCQSTNFAAQSTVQPKPNLAAKIKQKPIWLSEKPSPEVPQDVWERMRRGFQLQDGLGVNPRIEQQRLWFASNPSFLENAGERGSLYIHYIVERLEERNMPLELALLPVIESAYNPMAYSRSDAVGLWQFIPSTGRYFNLRQTRAYDGRRDITASTTAALDYLTRLHDMFNGDWLLALAAYNAGEGTVSRAIERNEKLGLPTDYWNLPLPQETKDYVPKFLALSQVVLAPEAYGVNLNPIANTPYFEVVEVKQSMDLSRVAALAEIDEDELFQLNPALKQRTTLDGPQHLLVPSSKAQLLTSTLSTMKPEELLAMRPKKQVFDEVETTRVAGRTRNYKVRTGDNLTLIAKANKVDVHDLQRWNKLNGQALKVGQTLVMQDTRKLVAKADSKKPVQYKVKKGDSLYIVAKRFNVEMQHLKRWNPRTGQALKPGQMLVVSGPR from the coding sequence ATGTCGTCATCTATTCGTAAATCCATCTCTTCAGACGCATTGACCCGCCTGGCTCAAGCCGTGGCGGTGGCTGTGTCCGCGACTCTGGCGGGCTGCCAATCGACAAATTTCGCTGCACAATCCACCGTGCAACCCAAACCCAATCTTGCCGCCAAGATCAAGCAAAAACCTATTTGGCTCTCAGAGAAGCCCAGCCCCGAAGTACCCCAGGATGTCTGGGAACGCATGCGACGGGGCTTTCAATTGCAGGACGGCCTGGGCGTCAACCCGCGCATCGAGCAACAGCGTTTGTGGTTCGCCAGTAACCCTTCCTTCCTGGAGAACGCCGGAGAACGCGGCAGCCTCTACATTCATTACATCGTCGAACGGCTTGAAGAACGCAACATGCCCCTGGAGCTGGCCCTGCTGCCAGTGATTGAAAGTGCCTACAACCCAATGGCCTATTCGCGCAGCGATGCGGTCGGTCTGTGGCAGTTCATTCCCTCCACCGGGCGCTACTTCAACCTGCGCCAGACCCGTGCCTACGACGGCCGCCGCGATATCACTGCCTCCACCACCGCCGCCCTGGACTATCTGACACGTCTGCATGACATGTTCAACGGCGACTGGTTGCTGGCCCTGGCGGCGTACAACGCCGGTGAAGGCACGGTCAGCCGGGCCATCGAGCGCAACGAAAAACTCGGCCTGCCTACCGACTACTGGAACCTGCCCCTGCCCCAGGAAACCAAGGACTACGTGCCCAAGTTCCTGGCGCTGTCCCAGGTGGTACTGGCCCCCGAGGCCTACGGCGTCAACCTGAATCCGATTGCCAACACGCCCTACTTCGAAGTGGTTGAAGTCAAGCAAAGCATGGACCTGTCCCGGGTCGCCGCGCTGGCTGAGATCGACGAAGACGAACTGTTCCAGCTCAACCCGGCCTTGAAACAACGCACCACCCTCGACGGCCCCCAGCATTTGCTCGTACCGAGCTCCAAGGCGCAACTGCTTACCAGCACCCTTTCGACGATGAAGCCGGAAGAATTGCTGGCGATGCGCCCGAAAAAGCAGGTGTTCGACGAAGTTGAGACCACGCGGGTTGCCGGGCGCACTCGCAACTACAAAGTGCGCACGGGCGACAACCTCACGCTGATCGCCAAGGCGAACAAGGTCGATGTGCATGACCTGCAGCGCTGGAACAAGCTCAATGGGCAAGCCCTCAAGGTCGGCCAGACCCTGGTGATGCAGGACACGCGCAAGCTGGTGGCCAAGGCTGACAGCAAGAAGCCAGTGCAATACAAGGTCAAGAAAGGCGACTCGCTGTACATCGTCGCCAAGCGCTTCAACGTTGAGATGCAACATCTCAAGCGCTGGAACCCGCGTACTGGCCAGGCGCTGAAGCCGGGGCAGATGCTGGTGGTTTCCGGGCCGCGCTAA
- the gloB gene encoding hydroxyacylglutathione hydrolase, with protein MIQISALPAFTDNYIWLLQDPHTLRCAVVDPGDAAPVLAWLKQNPQWTLSDILITHHHHDHVGGVEQLKNVTGAKVYGPASENIPARDVALTDNDRVTALGWDFDIYSVPGHTLGHIAFYHQGVLFCGDTLFAAGCGRLFEGTPEQMHTSLQRLAALPDDTLVYCTHEYTQSNLKFAQAVEPNNPDIAERVETVKQLRTRGEMTLPSNLALEKRTNPFLRTAETSVKQKADERNGRDNRSGAEVFASLRAWKDKF; from the coding sequence ATGATACAGATCAGTGCACTCCCCGCGTTCACCGACAACTACATCTGGTTGTTACAAGACCCGCACACCCTACGCTGCGCCGTGGTCGACCCCGGCGATGCCGCGCCGGTGCTGGCCTGGCTCAAGCAGAACCCGCAGTGGACCCTCAGCGACATCCTGATCACCCACCATCATCACGATCATGTCGGCGGCGTCGAGCAACTGAAAAATGTGACCGGCGCCAAGGTCTACGGCCCCGCGAGCGAAAATATCCCGGCGCGGGACGTGGCCTTGACGGATAACGACCGCGTCACGGCGCTGGGCTGGGATTTCGATATTTATAGCGTGCCGGGGCACACCCTGGGCCATATCGCCTTTTACCATCAGGGCGTGCTGTTTTGTGGCGACACCCTGTTTGCCGCCGGTTGCGGCCGCCTGTTCGAAGGCACGCCGGAACAAATGCACACCTCACTGCAACGCCTGGCCGCTCTCCCCGACGACACCCTGGTGTACTGCACCCACGAGTACACACAAAGCAACCTCAAATTTGCCCAGGCCGTGGAACCGAACAATCCCGATATCGCCGAACGCGTGGAAACCGTCAAGCAGTTGCGGACCCGTGGCGAGATGACGCTGCCGTCCAATCTGGCCCTGGAAAAACGTACTAACCCTTTTCTACGTACCGCCGAAACATCCGTTAAACAAAAAGCGGACGAACGGAACGGTCGTGACAACCGCTCTGGGGCCGAGGTGTTTGCTAGCTTGAGGGCATGGAAAGATAAGTTCTAA
- a CDS encoding class I SAM-dependent methyltransferase, translating to MTDKAFAQADPEWLALISAAREWLSGPIGQFLLDEERRMLEDELGRFFGGYLVHYGPSAQTPPAAPQVQRNVRLGAPLPGVEIVCEEQAWPLSEHAADVVVLQHGLDFCLSPHGLLREAASSVRPGGHLLIIGINPWSSWGLRHVFAHDGLRQARCIAPSRVGDWLNLLGFALEKRRFGCYRPPLASAKWQGRLAGWERRAGAWQLSGGGFYLLVARKIVVGLRPVRQVLRQPMGKLVPMPMAKVNRKQSEP from the coding sequence ATGACTGATAAAGCGTTCGCCCAGGCCGATCCTGAATGGCTGGCCCTGATCAGCGCGGCCCGTGAATGGCTGTCCGGGCCGATCGGGCAATTTCTGCTGGATGAAGAACGGCGCATGCTCGAAGACGAGTTGGGTCGGTTCTTTGGTGGTTACCTGGTGCATTACGGCCCGTCGGCCCAGACGCCGCCTGCCGCGCCGCAGGTGCAACGCAATGTGCGCCTGGGCGCGCCGTTGCCGGGGGTGGAGATTGTCTGCGAGGAACAGGCCTGGCCGTTGAGCGAGCATGCCGCCGATGTGGTGGTGTTGCAGCATGGCCTGGATTTTTGCCTGTCGCCCCACGGTTTGCTGCGCGAAGCCGCGAGCAGTGTGCGCCCGGGTGGCCATTTGCTGATTATCGGCATCAACCCCTGGAGCAGCTGGGGCCTGCGCCATGTGTTCGCCCATGACGGCCTGCGCCAGGCGCGCTGCATCGCGCCGTCACGGGTAGGCGACTGGCTGAACCTGCTGGGCTTTGCGCTGGAGAAACGCCGCTTCGGGTGCTATCGTCCGCCGCTTGCGTCCGCCAAGTGGCAAGGCCGTCTGGCCGGCTGGGAACGCCGGGCGGGTGCGTGGCAGCTGTCGGGCGGCGGCTTCTATTTATTGGTGGCGCGCAAGATTGTGGTCGGGCTGCGGCCGGTGCGTCAGGTGCTACGCCAGCCCATGGGCAAGCTGGTGCCGATGCCGATGGCCAAGGTCAATCGCAAGCAGAGCGAACCGTAA
- the rnhA gene encoding ribonuclease HI translates to MTDTVELFTDGACKGNPGPGGWGALLVCKGVEKELWGGEANTTNNRMELMGAIRGLEELKRRCDVLLVTDSQYVMKGINEWMVNWKKRGWKTAAKEPVKNADLWQLLDEQCNRHNITWKWVRGHIGHPGNERADQLANRGVDEVRGYKQS, encoded by the coding sequence ATGACCGATACCGTAGAACTCTTCACCGATGGCGCCTGCAAGGGCAACCCCGGCCCCGGCGGTTGGGGCGCGTTGCTGGTGTGCAAGGGCGTGGAGAAGGAACTGTGGGGCGGCGAAGCCAACACCACCAACAACCGCATGGAGCTGATGGGTGCCATCCGTGGCCTGGAAGAGCTCAAGCGCCGGTGTGACGTGCTGCTGGTGACCGACTCGCAATACGTGATGAAGGGCATCAACGAGTGGATGGTCAACTGGAAAAAGCGCGGCTGGAAAACGGCGGCCAAGGAACCGGTGAAGAATGCCGACCTGTGGCAGCTGCTCGATGAGCAATGCAACCGCCACAACATCACCTGGAAATGGGTGCGCGGGCACATCGGCCATCCTGGCAACGAACGCGCCGACCAACTGGCCAACCGTGGCGTGGATGAAGTACGGGGTTACAAGCAGAGCTGA
- a CDS encoding DUF2388 domain-containing protein, producing the protein MNLSKTLCALLLAGSTCTAHATSFVMTTDFLVSLSMSATKGTSSSFKDDKIVQAAREDAESFVASDGQIRGVRLESALMHIRERLPEQTFSDMQLAQAIAVL; encoded by the coding sequence ATGAACCTGTCAAAAACCCTGTGTGCCCTGCTGCTGGCAGGCAGCACCTGCACGGCGCACGCCACCAGTTTCGTGATGACGACCGACTTCCTGGTCAGCCTGTCCATGAGTGCCACCAAGGGCACCAGTTCTTCCTTCAAGGATGACAAGATTGTTCAGGCTGCCAGGGAGGACGCCGAATCGTTTGTGGCCAGCGATGGCCAGATCCGTGGCGTGCGCCTGGAGTCGGCGCTGATGCATATCCGAGAGCGTTTGCCGGAGCAAACCTTCAGCGACATGCAGCTGGCACAGGCCATCGCCGTACTTTAA
- the dnaQ gene encoding DNA polymerase III subunit epsilon, with protein sequence MRSVVLDTETTGMPVTDGHRIIEIGCVELMGRRLTGRHFHVYLQPDRDSDEGAIGVHGITDEFLKGKPRFAEVADEFFEFINGAQLIIHNAAFDVGFINNEFALMGQSDRADISQHCSILDTLMMARERHPGQRNSLDALCKRYGVDNSGRELHGALLDSEILADVYLTMTGGQTSLSLAGNASDGTGSAEGSGNRPSEIRRLPADRKPTPIIRASEQDLAEHAARLEAIAKSAGAPALWTQLTQQ encoded by the coding sequence ATCCGATCTGTTGTACTCGATACCGAAACCACCGGCATGCCGGTGACCGATGGCCACCGGATCATCGAAATCGGTTGTGTCGAGCTGATGGGGCGGCGCCTTACCGGCCGTCACTTTCACGTTTACCTGCAGCCGGACCGGGACAGTGACGAGGGTGCGATCGGCGTCCACGGCATCACCGACGAATTCCTCAAAGGCAAGCCGCGCTTCGCTGAAGTGGCCGACGAGTTTTTCGAATTTATCAATGGCGCCCAGCTGATCATCCATAACGCGGCGTTCGACGTCGGTTTCATCAATAACGAATTTGCCCTGATGGGGCAGAGCGATCGTGCGGATATCTCCCAGCACTGCTCGATCCTCGACACCTTGATGATGGCCCGTGAGCGTCACCCAGGCCAGCGCAACAGCCTGGATGCCTTGTGCAAGCGCTATGGCGTCGACAACTCCGGCCGTGAACTCCACGGCGCCTTGCTCGACTCCGAGATTCTCGCCGACGTTTACCTGACCATGACCGGCGGGCAAACCAGCCTGTCCCTGGCCGGTAATGCCTCCGATGGCACGGGTTCGGCGGAGGGCTCGGGCAATCGTCCTTCGGAAATTCGCCGTTTGCCGGCGGATCGCAAGCCGACCCCCATCATCCGCGCCAGCGAGCAGGATCTGGCTGAGCATGCGGCGCGGTTGGAGGCGATTGCCAAGTCGGCCGGTGCGCCGGCGTTGTGGACGCAACTGACCCAGCAATAG